GATCGGCGACCCCGCGTCCCTGATGCTCGGCGGTCAGGCGACCGAGGAACAGGTCCGGCAACTGCGCAGGAGCCTGGGTCTCGAAGCGCCGCTGTGGGAGCAGTACGTCGGTTTCCTGACGAACATCATCAGGGGTGACTTCGGCGAATCGATGCGCTACGGATACGCCCACACGATGACGACGGGGCCGGAGGCACAGGGGCAGGCGGTCCTGCCGCTGGTCCTGGAGCGCCTACCAGCCACCCTCTCACTGGCCTTTCTGGCCATCCTGCTCGCTGTCGCGATCGCTGTTCCGCTGGGGTGCTTCGCCGCGATGCGCCCCGGCTCCGCGATCGACCGGGCCGTGACGGTCGTGTCCCTCGCTGGAGTGTCGCTTGTCCAGTTCTGGCTCGGCCTGATGCTGATCCTCATCTTCGCGGTCCAGCTCGGCTGGCTGCCCACATCCGGATACGGATCCGGGGGTCTCGCCTATGCCATCCTGCCGGCGCTGACACTGGCCGCCCGACCCATCGGCCGACTGGCGCAGATCGTCCGTTCATCCATGCTCGACGAACTCTCGAAGCCCTACATCGCCGCCGCCCGGGCCAAGGGCGCCTCCGAGATGCGGCTGGTCTTCGGCCACGGGCTGAAGAACGCGGCGATACCGATCATGACCATGCTCGGTGACGAGCTGGCCAACGTCATGACGGGGGCGATCGTGGTCGAGGTGGTGTTCGGATGGCCGGGGATCGGAGCACTCGTGGTGAGCGCACTCTCGATCCGCGACCTTCCGCTCATCGAAGCGTCCATCTTCGTCATCGCGATCATGGTGATCCTCATCAACCTCGCGGTGGATCTCAGCTACAAGTATCTGAATCCGAAGGTGCGGCTCCACGCTTGAAATCCCGATGTGAAAGGAGATGCCCGATGCCTGGAGCGGATCCTCAGGAGAACGGCCACGACACGGCAGCGCCGTCAGGGGAAGAGCGTCTGGAAAGGGTGCGCGCGTCCCACTTCGTGGCCGCACTCGTCCGAGACCCCATCACCCTCATCAGCCTGTCGTGGCTGGTCCTGGTCGTCGTAACCGGACTGGGCGCGGCGTTCTTCGCGCCCTACGACGCCGCCGACCAGGACATCGCCCGCCGACTCCTTCCGCCCCTGACACACAACCCGGACGGGGGGTTCCACCTGCTGGGAACGGACCAGAACGGCCGGGACGTGCTGAGCATGCTGTTGTTCGGCGGTCGCGTGTCAGTGACGGTCGCCCTGCTGGGGACCCTGGCCTCCGGGCTGCTCGGCGTGACCATCGGACTGCTGGCAGGCTACTACGGCGGACGCTTCGACGCGGTCGTCATGCGCATCGTGGACGGGATGATGTCCATCCCCAGTCTGCTCCTCGCCCTTTTCGTGCTGTTCATCATCGGCGGTGGATTCCTCAACGTCGTCCTGGTCTTCGCCCTGCTCAGGTGGATGATCTATGCCCGGATCGCCCGCGCGCAGGCTCTGTCCTACCGCGAATCGGCGTTCGTCGACGCCGCGCACGCCATCGGCGCGCCGACGCCGCGGATCCTGGTCCGCCACCTGCTGCCCAACATGGCCTCGCCGCTCCTGGTCTTGGCGACACTGGAGGTCTCCTACCTCATCCTGACCGAGGCATCGCTCAGCTTCCTCGGGTTCGGAATCCAGCGCCCGCTGAGCTCCTGGGGTCTGATGATCACGCAGGGGCGCGACTACATCGGCGAGGCCTGGTGGCTGGTGACGATCCCCGGACTGATCATCTTCTTCACCGCGCTCGGCCTGAACCTGCTCTCGTCGTGGGCGCGCACCATGGCCGATCCGGCACAGCGGTGGCGGTGGATGAAGAACAAACCGTCGTCGCGGACCGCGGACTCCGCGGGGACCGCCACCCGTTCGACTTCTTGAGGAGATACGGCAATGGACTCCACCGACACCCATTCCTCTGCCGCGGCAACCGGCCGCACCCCCTCCGCCGACAGCGCATCGGCGGTCGAAACCGTGGCTCGGCCCAAGCCGAGACACGCCAAGCGGAACGAACCGCTGCTGCGCGTCGACGGACTCAGGGTGCGGTTCCAGAGCCCGTTCGGCACCGTGAACGCGGTCAACGGTGTCGATCTCACGCTGAATCCCGGCGAGACGTTGGGCATCCTCGGTGAATCCGGATCGGGGAAGAGCATCACCGCCCAGGCGATCATGGGCCTCGTTCCCAGCCCCCCGGGCGAGGTCTCGGGGAACGGCGTCTACTTCAAGGGACAGAACCTCCTGGGGGCATCCGGGAGGAAGCTGCGTAGAGTCCGCGGCAAAGAGATAGCGATGGTATTCCAGGACTCGATCAGCTCGCTCAATCCCGGTTTCACCGTCGGCCGGCAGATCGCGGAGATGTTCCGCCTGCACGAGGGAGCCTCCCGCCGCGAGTCCCTGCGCCGGGCCGTCGAGATGATAGAACGAGTGGGGATCCCCTCGCCCGAGGTCCGTGCGGGCCACTACCCCCATCAGTTCTCCGGTGGCATGAGCCAGCGCATCATGATCGCCACCGCGTTGGCGCTCAGACCGGCCGTGGTCATCGCCGACGAGCCGACGACCGCACTCGATGTGACGGTTCAGGCTCAGATCATGGCCCTGCTCAAGCAGCTGCAGGAGGAGACCGGCATGGGCCTGATCCTCATCACCCACGACCTCCATGTGCTGGCGGAGGTGGCGGACCGGGTCACGGTCATGTACGCGGGGCGCGTGGTCGAGACCGGGACGCTGCGCGAGATCTACGACCGCCCGCGCCACCCCTACACCGCGGGCCTGATGAGATGCGTTCCCGGTATCCGCCGGAAAGAGGGCTCGCTCCAGCCGATCGCGGGCCAGCCGCCCGTGCTCACCCACATTCCGAACGGCTGCGCGTTCCACCCCCGCTGCCCGTTGCGTGTCGACGAGTGCACGCACTCCGTCCCCCGGCTGAGGACCGTTTCCAGTGAGCACTCGACCGCGTGCATCCGCCATGAGGAGATCGACAATGCCGGATAACCCCATGGACGACGCGCCGGTCCTCAGGGTCCGGAACCTGGTCACCGAGTACACGGTACGGACAGGAGCGGGCCTCATTCAGCGCAGGAAGCCGCTGCGCGCCGTTGACGATGTGTCCTTCGACCTGGGGCGCGGGGAGACCCTCGGCCTCGTCGGCGAGTCGGGGTGCGGGAAGTCCAGCCTGGCCAAGACGCTGCTCCGCCTCGTCCCCGCATCCTCGGGGAGCATCACCTTCGAGGGGACCAGCCTGACGGACCTGTCCCACAAGAGGATGCGTTCGCTGCGCAGGGACATCCAAGTCATCTTCCAGGACCCCTTCACATCGCTCAATCCCCGCATGAAGGTGTCGAGGATCATCAGCGAGCCCTGGGAGATCTTCCCCGACACCGTCCCGGCGGACCGACGGGAGGAGCGCGTCTCCGAGCTGCTGCACCAGGTGGGTCTGAACGCCGGGGACAAGGACCGCTTTCCGCACCAGTTCTCCGGAGGCCAGCGCCAGCGAATCGGTATCGCCCGGGCGCTGGCGGTCGAACCGAAACTGATCGTCTGCGACGAACCGGTCAGCGCCCTGGACGTTTCCGTCCAGGCCCAGGTGGTCAACCTGCTCCAGGACATCCAAAAGCGCCTCGGGTTGAGCTACGTGTTCATCTCCCACGACCTCTCGGTCGTCAGGCACATCGCCGACCGCGTCGCCGTGATGTACCTGGGCAAGATCGTGGAGATCGGTGACGTCGACCAGGTCTATGACGCCCCCTTCCACCCCTACACCCAGGCCCTGATCTCCGCGGTCCCCGACAGCGAACGCGGCCGGGAGGAATCCACCGCGCGCCGCATCATCCTGGAGGGCGACGTACCGAGTCCGCTCGATCCTCCCTCGGGATGCAGGTTCCGGACCCGCTGCTGGAAGGCGGTCGAGCGCT
This sequence is a window from Spinactinospora alkalitolerans. Protein-coding genes within it:
- a CDS encoding ABC transporter permease, which produces MPGADPQENGHDTAAPSGEERLERVRASHFVAALVRDPITLISLSWLVLVVVTGLGAAFFAPYDAADQDIARRLLPPLTHNPDGGFHLLGTDQNGRDVLSMLLFGGRVSVTVALLGTLASGLLGVTIGLLAGYYGGRFDAVVMRIVDGMMSIPSLLLALFVLFIIGGGFLNVVLVFALLRWMIYARIARAQALSYRESAFVDAAHAIGAPTPRILVRHLLPNMASPLLVLATLEVSYLILTEASLSFLGFGIQRPLSSWGLMITQGRDYIGEAWWLVTIPGLIIFFTALGLNLLSSWARTMADPAQRWRWMKNKPSSRTADSAGTATRSTS
- a CDS encoding ABC transporter permease → MAQYILKRSVQSLILLFVIMSAVFVGGRQIGDPASLMLGGQATEEQVRQLRRSLGLEAPLWEQYVGFLTNIIRGDFGESMRYGYAHTMTTGPEAQGQAVLPLVLERLPATLSLAFLAILLAVAIAVPLGCFAAMRPGSAIDRAVTVVSLAGVSLVQFWLGLMLILIFAVQLGWLPTSGYGSGGLAYAILPALTLAARPIGRLAQIVRSSMLDELSKPYIAAARAKGASEMRLVFGHGLKNAAIPIMTMLGDELANVMTGAIVVEVVFGWPGIGALVVSALSIRDLPLIEASIFVIAIMVILINLAVDLSYKYLNPKVRLHA
- a CDS encoding ABC transporter ATP-binding protein encodes the protein MDSTDTHSSAAATGRTPSADSASAVETVARPKPRHAKRNEPLLRVDGLRVRFQSPFGTVNAVNGVDLTLNPGETLGILGESGSGKSITAQAIMGLVPSPPGEVSGNGVYFKGQNLLGASGRKLRRVRGKEIAMVFQDSISSLNPGFTVGRQIAEMFRLHEGASRRESLRRAVEMIERVGIPSPEVRAGHYPHQFSGGMSQRIMIATALALRPAVVIADEPTTALDVTVQAQIMALLKQLQEETGMGLILITHDLHVLAEVADRVTVMYAGRVVETGTLREIYDRPRHPYTAGLMRCVPGIRRKEGSLQPIAGQPPVLTHIPNGCAFHPRCPLRVDECTHSVPRLRTVSSEHSTACIRHEEIDNAG
- a CDS encoding ABC transporter ATP-binding protein → MPDNPMDDAPVLRVRNLVTEYTVRTGAGLIQRRKPLRAVDDVSFDLGRGETLGLVGESGCGKSSLAKTLLRLVPASSGSITFEGTSLTDLSHKRMRSLRRDIQVIFQDPFTSLNPRMKVSRIISEPWEIFPDTVPADRREERVSELLHQVGLNAGDKDRFPHQFSGGQRQRIGIARALAVEPKLIVCDEPVSALDVSVQAQVVNLLQDIQKRLGLSYVFISHDLSVVRHIADRVAVMYLGKIVEIGDVDQVYDAPFHPYTQALISAVPDSERGREESTARRIILEGDVPSPLDPPSGCRFRTRCWKAVERCAVEQPELRVRPRTGHASACHFAEPAPILKGAR